TCGTAACTATCATCACACAGAAATGTAATCTTATAACCCTAAATAAAGCCCCTATATTAACCCCATACGTCATTTTCATATCAAAAACCATCCGAACCTAATTCACATTTCACATATCCAAACCTTAAACAAACTCTCGAGAATCCAAAATAAAATGAAGAATCTCGCAGTTCTTGTTGCTATGATTCTCTTCTCATGTTTTGTCACATCACAAGTTACAGCAAGCGACTTGTTACCAAACCCATCATTGCGTAGTGAAAAGCTTGAATGGTGGCATTACCATTACTACCCTTACTACCACCCTAAACCACATTGGGCGTTCCCACGCTCTGCCGGAAAGGCTTTTCCGCCACTCCCTGCCGGCTACAACCCCTACTTCCACCCGATTCCGTTCCATCTACCAATGGTAGTCACCAAATGCTTGTCTGATCGCAAGGAGGTAAAAACATGTTTGGTGGATATCGCTAAGGCTTTTTACACTCGAAAACCCCTTATTGGAACGGAATGTTGCGCTTCGATACTGAACATGGATAGAGACTGTGATAAGACTATCTTTGGAGCTTACCATAACCCTTTCTTTGACTGGGCTGTTAAGCTTCATTGCTCCACCAAAGCTGGATCGACTCCTTATGCTCCCTCGCCGGCTTAATTAGGGTATTTATTACTTACAAATAACAAGTAATAATTTCTTTAGTAGGTTTCTGTTTTTTCTTGCATTTATTATGCTTTTCTATATTATGTTTAACGATTCCCTCAGTATTAGTGATtttacttattaatttattatgcgTTTTGGAATGTGTCTCTTAGCCAACGAAAGAATTCAATTGAAGAacaatttacattttttttttaaaaaaatttgttatatagaggaaaaaaaaacatttaaatttacCTCTCTCTCAGCATTAAGATT
Above is a window of Brassica napus cultivar Da-Ae chromosome A10, Da-Ae, whole genome shotgun sequence DNA encoding:
- the LOC106387658 gene encoding uncharacterized protein LOC106387658; this encodes MKNLAVLVAMILFSCFVTSQVTASDLLPNPSLRSEKLEWWHYHYYPYYHPKPHWAFPRSAGKAFPPLPAGYNPYFHPIPFHLPMVVTKCLSDRKEVKTCLVDIAKAFYTRKPLIGTECCASILNMDRDCDKTIFGAYHNPFFDWAVKLHCSTKAGSTPYAPSPA